A single window of Hymenobacter sp. APR13 DNA harbors:
- a CDS encoding gluconate 2-dehydrogenase subunit 3 family protein, which yields MNRRDAVARVALLMGGTLIGADYFLSGCTADTDKKAATKVKTAPAKPEKLAEVLNAQQINLLNEVGETILPATKTPGAKEANVGGFMAVMVRDCYKPEEQKIFLDGLTKLEDAAKKSGGKDFLALDAAQRTTLLTALDKEMKQYEKAKTPEQPNHYFRMVKELTLLGFFTSEPGATKGLRYLPVPGKYDGNVPYKKGDRAWATT from the coding sequence ATGAACAGAAGAGACGCCGTAGCCCGCGTAGCCCTCCTCATGGGCGGCACGCTCATCGGGGCCGACTACTTCCTGTCCGGCTGCACCGCCGACACCGACAAGAAGGCCGCTACCAAAGTTAAAACCGCCCCGGCCAAGCCCGAAAAGCTGGCCGAGGTGCTGAACGCCCAGCAAATTAACCTGCTTAATGAAGTAGGCGAAACCATCCTGCCGGCCACCAAAACCCCGGGGGCCAAGGAGGCCAACGTGGGCGGCTTCATGGCCGTGATGGTGCGCGACTGTTACAAGCCGGAAGAGCAGAAAATCTTCCTCGACGGCCTCACCAAGCTGGAGGATGCGGCCAAGAAAAGCGGCGGCAAGGACTTTCTGGCCCTGGATGCCGCGCAGCGCACCACCCTGCTCACCGCCCTCGACAAGGAAATGAAGCAGTACGAAAAAGCCAAGACCCCGGAGCAGCCCAACCACTACTTCCGCATGGTGAAGGAGCTGACACTGCTGGGCTTCTTCACCTCCGAACCCGGCGCCACCAAAGGCCTGCGCTACCTCCCCGTACCCGGCAAATACGACGGCAACGTGCCCTACAAAAAAGGCGACCGGGCCTGGGCTACGACGTAA
- a CDS encoding Gfo/Idh/MocA family protein: protein MKLRLGMIGGGQGSFIGAVHRMAAALDGLYELTAGAFSSNPATSRATGQELGLDAGRVYDSYQQLLEQEAQRPAAERVQVVSIVTPNHLHFAPAKMALELGFDVVLDKPMTFSLAEARELAAVVQATGRRLCLTHTYTGYPMLKEARHLVASGALGTVRKVYVEYPQGWLSSFEEGNADNKQAAWRTDPARSGVAGAMGDIGTHAFNLAEYVSGLEVSQLCADIHTVVPGRQLDDDGAVLLQFTGGASGVLVATQVAAGEENNLRLRIYGEKGGLEWQQADANTLLVKWPDRPTEVRRTGAGYLCAAARHNSRIPPGHPEGYLEAFANLYRNFALTLRADLGGPPAPPEAADYPGIRDGLRGMAFIETVIASGRSTQKWTDFPAIESLEQRT, encoded by the coding sequence ATGAAATTACGCTTGGGCATGATTGGCGGGGGGCAGGGCTCCTTTATTGGGGCGGTGCACCGCATGGCGGCGGCGCTGGACGGGCTGTATGAGCTGACGGCCGGGGCCTTCAGCAGCAACCCGGCTACCTCCCGCGCCACCGGCCAGGAACTGGGCCTGGATGCCGGGCGGGTCTATGATTCATACCAGCAGCTGCTGGAGCAGGAGGCGCAGCGGCCGGCTGCGGAGCGGGTGCAGGTTGTCAGCATCGTGACGCCCAATCACCTGCACTTCGCGCCCGCCAAAATGGCTTTGGAGCTGGGCTTCGATGTGGTGCTGGATAAGCCCATGACGTTTTCCCTGGCCGAGGCCCGGGAGCTGGCCGCCGTGGTGCAGGCCACCGGCCGCCGGCTCTGCCTCACGCACACCTACACCGGCTACCCCATGCTCAAGGAAGCCCGCCACCTGGTAGCATCGGGGGCTTTGGGCACCGTGCGCAAGGTGTACGTGGAGTACCCACAGGGCTGGCTTAGCAGCTTCGAGGAGGGCAACGCCGACAACAAGCAGGCCGCTTGGCGCACCGACCCTGCCCGCAGCGGCGTGGCCGGGGCCATGGGCGACATCGGCACCCACGCCTTCAACCTGGCCGAGTACGTGAGCGGGCTGGAAGTGAGCCAGCTCTGCGCCGACATCCACACCGTGGTGCCCGGCCGCCAGCTCGACGACGACGGGGCCGTGCTGCTGCAGTTTACCGGCGGAGCCAGCGGTGTGCTGGTAGCCACCCAGGTGGCGGCCGGCGAGGAAAACAACCTGCGCCTGCGCATCTACGGCGAAAAAGGCGGCCTGGAATGGCAGCAGGCCGACGCCAACACCCTGCTGGTGAAGTGGCCCGACCGGCCCACCGAAGTGCGTCGCACGGGCGCGGGCTACCTCTGCGCCGCCGCCCGCCACAACAGCCGCATCCCGCCCGGCCACCCCGAGGGTTACCTCGAAGCCTTTGCCAACCTCTACCGCAACTTCGCCCTCACCCTGCGCGCCGACCTGGGCGGCCCGCCCGCCCCGCCCGAAGCCGCCGACTACCCCGGCATCCGGGACGGGCTGCGCGGCATGGCTTTCATCGAAACCGTCATTGCCTCGGGCCGCTCCACGCAGAAGTGGACGGACTTCCCGGCTATTGAGAGCTTAGAACAGAGAACGTAG
- a CDS encoding sugar phosphate isomerase/epimerase family protein has protein sequence MNTIKGPGIFLAQFLSDQAPFNNLDSICAWAAGLGYKGVQLPTTDPRIIDLQLAAESQTYADELKGRVQAAGLEITELSTHLQGQLVAVNPVYDALFDGFAPEAVRGNPKARQQWAVQQLKYAAQASQRLGLTAHATFSGALLWPYLYPWPQRPAGLVEDGFAELGRRWRPILDAFDACGVDVCYEVHAGEDLHDGISYERFLAEVHQHPRACLLYDPSHFVLQCLDYLEYIDIYHERIRAFHVKDAEFRPNGRQGAYGGYQSWTDRAGRFRSLGDGQVDFKAIFSKLTQYDYPGWAVLEWECALKHPEDGAREGAPFIQNHLIRVTDKAFDDFAASGIDQSLNHQLLGI, from the coding sequence ATGAACACCATCAAAGGCCCCGGCATCTTTCTGGCGCAGTTCCTCAGCGACCAGGCCCCATTCAACAACCTGGACAGCATCTGCGCCTGGGCGGCCGGGCTGGGCTACAAGGGCGTGCAGCTCCCCACCACCGACCCGCGCATCATCGACCTGCAGCTGGCCGCCGAAAGCCAGACCTACGCCGACGAGTTGAAGGGCCGGGTGCAGGCGGCGGGGCTGGAAATCACGGAGCTCTCCACGCACCTGCAGGGGCAGCTGGTGGCCGTGAACCCCGTGTACGATGCCCTGTTTGACGGCTTCGCGCCGGAAGCCGTGCGCGGCAACCCGAAGGCCCGGCAGCAGTGGGCGGTGCAACAGCTGAAGTACGCCGCCCAAGCCTCGCAGCGGCTGGGGCTCACGGCCCACGCCACCTTCAGCGGGGCGCTGCTCTGGCCCTACCTGTACCCCTGGCCCCAGCGGCCGGCCGGGCTGGTGGAGGATGGTTTTGCCGAGCTGGGCCGGCGCTGGCGGCCGATTCTGGATGCGTTTGACGCGTGCGGGGTGGACGTGTGCTACGAGGTGCACGCCGGCGAAGACCTACACGACGGCATCAGCTACGAGCGGTTTCTGGCCGAAGTACACCAGCACCCGCGCGCCTGTTTGCTCTACGACCCCTCGCACTTCGTGCTGCAGTGCCTCGATTATTTGGAGTACATCGACATCTACCACGAGCGGATTCGGGCGTTTCACGTCAAGGATGCCGAGTTCCGGCCCAATGGGCGGCAGGGCGCCTACGGCGGCTACCAGAGCTGGACCGACCGCGCCGGCCGTTTCCGCTCCCTCGGCGACGGGCAGGTGGATTTCAAGGCCATTTTCAGCAAGCTCACCCAGTACGACTACCCCGGCTGGGCGGTGCTGGAGTGGGAGTGCGCCCTCAAGCACCCCGAAGACGGCGCCCGCGAAGGCGCGCCCTTCATCCAGAACCACCTGATCCGCGTCACCGACAAGGCCTTCGACGATTTCGCCGCCTCCGGCATCGACCAATCCCTCAACCACCAGCTTCTCGGTATCTAA
- a CDS encoding c-type cytochrome, whose product MKKAFLLLACGPLLLACGSDNTASTKAKEEYTLADESAPAQDSTTTANLSAVARQPQVDTSVTKIGTAPTGGAVAVGAKLMEGSDCASCHRENEKLIGPGYREIAAKYPNTAANVTMLAKKIITGGKGNWGEIPMTPHPTLSQKDAEEMTRYILALK is encoded by the coding sequence ATGAAAAAGGCTTTTTTATTGCTCGCCTGCGGGCCCCTGCTGCTGGCCTGCGGCTCCGATAACACCGCTTCCACCAAAGCCAAAGAGGAATACACCCTGGCCGACGAATCGGCTCCCGCTCAGGACAGCACCACCACCGCCAACCTCAGTGCCGTGGCCCGCCAGCCCCAGGTAGATACCAGCGTCACCAAAATCGGCACGGCCCCGACCGGCGGCGCGGTGGCCGTGGGAGCCAAGCTGATGGAAGGCTCCGACTGCGCCAGCTGCCACCGCGAAAACGAGAAGCTGATCGGCCCCGGCTACCGGGAAATTGCCGCCAAATACCCCAACACCGCTGCCAACGTGACGATGCTGGCCAAGAAGATCATCACCGGCGGCAAAGGCAACTGGGGCGAAATCCCGATGACACCCCACCCCACCCTCTCCCAGAAAGACGCCGAGGAAATGACCCGCTACATTCTGGCGCTGAAGTAG
- a CDS encoding nucleoside permease codes for MTASIRIRLSIMMFLEFFIWGAWFVTLGTYLLRNLGASGTQVGVAFLTQSIGAIVAPFIIGLIADRFFSAQKILGVLHLAGAVLLWRASVAPDFSSFYPSILTYMVLYMPTLALVNSISFRQMQNPQKEFAPIRVLGTLGWIVAGLTIGWLNWEQTNSLQSTFLMAAGASALLGVFSFTLPATPPVKKDQTSSLGDLLGLEAIGMLRNRSYLIFFLASIAICIPLAFYYGFTNPFLNEVGMKSAAGVQSLGQVSELLFMLAIPLFFSRLGVKKMLAIGMAAWVLRYVFFAYGDGLGNYWMLIAGIVLHGVCYDFFFVTGQIYTDNLAGERFKSSAQGFITLATYGVGMLIGTLLSGRIFDAYQTTPTTHDWRMIWLIPAGIAVVVLLAFLAFFRDQPQPQTTAATDTLHDPATPLTQAV; via the coding sequence ATGACTGCTTCCATCCGCATACGGCTATCCATCATGATGTTCCTGGAGTTCTTCATCTGGGGCGCGTGGTTCGTGACGCTGGGCACGTACCTGCTGCGCAACCTCGGCGCGTCGGGGACGCAGGTGGGGGTGGCGTTTCTGACGCAGTCCATCGGGGCCATTGTGGCGCCGTTCATCATCGGGCTCATTGCCGACCGGTTTTTCTCGGCCCAGAAGATTCTGGGCGTGCTGCACCTGGCCGGCGCGGTGCTGCTGTGGCGGGCCTCGGTAGCGCCCGATTTCAGCAGCTTCTACCCCAGCATCCTCACCTACATGGTGCTGTACATGCCCACGCTGGCACTGGTAAACTCCATCAGCTTCCGGCAGATGCAAAACCCACAGAAGGAGTTTGCGCCCATCCGGGTGCTGGGCACGCTGGGCTGGATTGTGGCCGGCCTCACCATCGGCTGGCTGAACTGGGAGCAGACCAACAGCCTGCAAAGCACCTTCCTGATGGCGGCCGGCGCTTCGGCCCTACTAGGCGTATTCAGCTTCACGCTGCCGGCCACGCCGCCCGTCAAGAAAGACCAGACCAGTTCCCTCGGCGACCTGCTGGGACTGGAAGCCATTGGGATGTTGCGCAACCGCTCGTACCTGATCTTCTTTCTGGCCTCCATTGCCATCTGTATTCCGCTGGCCTTCTACTACGGCTTTACCAACCCGTTTCTCAACGAAGTCGGGATGAAGTCGGCGGCGGGGGTGCAGAGCCTGGGGCAGGTGTCGGAGCTGCTGTTTATGCTGGCTATTCCGCTGTTTTTTAGTCGGCTGGGCGTGAAGAAGATGCTGGCCATTGGTATGGCGGCCTGGGTGCTGCGCTACGTGTTTTTCGCCTACGGCGACGGCCTGGGCAACTATTGGATGCTGATTGCGGGCATCGTGCTGCACGGCGTCTGCTACGACTTCTTCTTCGTGACGGGCCAGATCTACACCGACAACCTGGCCGGGGAACGGTTCAAAAGCTCGGCCCAGGGCTTCATCACCCTGGCCACTTACGGCGTGGGTATGCTTATCGGCACGCTGCTCTCGGGCCGCATCTTCGATGCCTACCAGACCACGCCCACCACCCACGACTGGCGCATGATCTGGCTGATTCCGGCCGGCATTGCGGTAGTGGTGCTGCTGGCCTTCCTGGCCTTCTTCCGCGACCAGCCCCAGCCGCAGACCACCGCCGCCACCGATACCCTGCACGACCCGGCCACCCCACTCACCCAAGCCGTGTAG
- a CDS encoding hydroxypyruvate isomerase family protein — translation MATWNRRAALKGLITGTAAVGTLGVSAACGAEDQKTASVPLKNNLKQSVCRWCFGKMPLDELCAAAKEMGLRGIDLVGPAEWPTLKKYGLDSPMCNGAEINLTDGFNDPKFHAQLRQRYAAMIPQVAQAGYTNLICFSGSRRGLSDEAGLANCVEGLKPLLPLAAKHKVVLVMELLNSKIDHPDYQCDRTAWGVELAKRLNSEHFKLLYDIYHMQINEGDVIRTLTAHHRYIAHYHTAGVPGRHELDDTQELNYPAIMRAIQATGFQGYVAQEFMPRQADGLKSLREAVRLCDV, via the coding sequence ATGGCCACCTGGAACCGACGGGCCGCCCTGAAGGGCCTGATTACCGGCACGGCAGCCGTGGGTACGCTGGGCGTTTCGGCGGCGTGCGGGGCCGAGGACCAGAAAACCGCTTCCGTGCCCTTGAAGAATAACCTGAAACAATCGGTGTGCCGCTGGTGCTTCGGCAAGATGCCGCTGGACGAGTTGTGCGCGGCCGCCAAGGAAATGGGCCTCCGGGGCATCGACCTAGTGGGCCCCGCTGAGTGGCCCACGCTCAAAAAATACGGCCTCGACTCGCCGATGTGCAACGGCGCGGAAATCAACCTTACCGACGGTTTCAACGACCCCAAATTTCACGCTCAGCTGCGGCAGCGCTACGCCGCCATGATTCCGCAGGTGGCACAGGCCGGCTACACCAACCTCATCTGCTTCAGCGGCAGCCGCCGCGGCCTCTCCGACGAGGCCGGCCTCGCCAACTGCGTAGAGGGCCTCAAGCCGCTGCTGCCCTTGGCCGCCAAGCATAAAGTGGTGCTGGTGATGGAGCTGCTCAACAGCAAAATCGACCACCCCGACTACCAGTGCGACCGGACCGCCTGGGGCGTGGAGCTGGCCAAACGCCTGAATTCCGAGCACTTCAAGCTGCTCTACGACATCTACCACATGCAAATCAACGAGGGCGACGTCATCCGCACCCTCACCGCCCACCACCGCTACATTGCCCACTACCACACCGCCGGCGTGCCCGGCCGCCACGAGCTCGACGACACCCAGGAACTGAACTACCCCGCCATCATGCGCGCCATCCAGGCCACCGGTTTCCAGGGCTACGTGGCCCAGGAGTTCATGCCCCGCCAGGCCGACGGGCTGAAGTCGTTGCGCGAGGCAGTGCGGCTGTGTGACGTGTAG
- a CDS encoding DUF1080 domain-containing protein gives MKTAFLLPTLLISLSAVAQNQPQGKPEETEVWKPVPKVVTATGVFTAPPSDALVLFNGRDLTQWVSVEDRTKPAGWKVADGLLTVDKKTGNIETKQKFTNYQLHLEWRVPATISGKGQVRGNSGLFLASLGKGDLGYELQILDSYQNETYVNGMAGSIYKQFIPLANPTQKPGQWQSYDVLWTAPTFKPDGTLQTPARVTVLFNGVLVQNNTELKGATVYIGPPSYQQHGPSPIKLQSHGDPSEPISFRNIWVREL, from the coding sequence ATGAAAACTGCCTTCCTCCTTCCTACTTTACTCATCAGCCTGTCTGCCGTGGCCCAGAACCAGCCGCAAGGCAAACCCGAGGAAACCGAAGTCTGGAAACCGGTGCCGAAGGTGGTAACGGCTACCGGCGTGTTCACCGCGCCGCCCTCCGATGCGTTGGTGCTCTTCAACGGCCGCGACCTGACGCAGTGGGTATCGGTGGAGGACCGCACCAAGCCGGCGGGCTGGAAGGTGGCCGACGGGCTGCTGACCGTGGACAAGAAGACGGGCAACATCGAAACCAAGCAGAAATTCACCAACTACCAGCTGCATCTGGAGTGGCGAGTGCCCGCTACCATCAGCGGCAAGGGCCAGGTGCGCGGCAACAGCGGCCTGTTTCTGGCCTCGCTGGGCAAAGGCGACCTGGGCTACGAACTGCAGATTCTGGACTCCTACCAGAACGAAACGTACGTGAACGGCATGGCCGGCAGCATCTACAAGCAGTTCATCCCGCTGGCCAACCCCACCCAGAAGCCCGGCCAATGGCAGTCGTACGATGTACTATGGACCGCGCCCACCTTCAAACCCGACGGCACCCTGCAAACACCCGCCCGCGTAACGGTACTCTTCAATGGCGTGCTGGTGCAGAATAACACCGAGCTGAAAGGCGCCACCGTGTACATCGGCCCGCCCAGCTACCAGCAGCACGGCCCGTCGCCCATCAAGCTCCAGTCGCACGGCGACCCGAGTGAGCCAATCAGCTTCCGCAACATCTGGGTGCGGGAGCTGTAA